From Acipenser ruthenus chromosome 2, fAciRut3.2 maternal haplotype, whole genome shotgun sequence, a single genomic window includes:
- the LOC131696835 gene encoding uncharacterized protein LOC131696835, whose translation MTYSEAMQRCLSLGDSLASKKQLSSTSTPIPDGIPAWSKDKDVVQFSSGKLTVTPCVNKPSQLASAYCFNPNITDFIPVIKDEKLWLKIAIVCIISSIFTILLMAVTFMKGNKCICCVKRKKPAEDSTLERGQGFDTVRGLHRDRIPSYQISGARTKPPVLSKALNTGYSSHYSNHGFESTPEASKQNFAKTYVDHDRYEYSNAAFDNTY comes from the exons ATGACATACAGTGAAGCTATGCAACGGTGTTTATCCCTTGGTGATAGCTTGGCATCAAAGAAACAACTGAGTAGTACATCCACACCCATCCCTGACGGCAT ACCTGCGTGGAGCAAAGACAAGGACGTGGTTCAGTTCTCCAGTGGAAAGCTGACAGTTACTCCATGTGTCAACAAACCCAGCCAGCTTGCTTCAGCCTACTGCTTCAACCCAAATA tcacagACTTTATTCCAGTAATCAAGGATGAGAAAT tgtGGCTCAAGATTGCCATAGTTTGCATTATCTCCTCTATATTTACCATCTTACTCATGGCTGTCACCTTCATGAAAGG gaATAAGTGCATCTGCTGTGTCAAACGTAAAAAGCCAGCGGAAGACTCTACCCTAGAGAGAGGCCAAGGCTTTGACACAGTCAGAGGACTGCATCGTGATAGGATTCCATCATACCAGATCAGTGGCGCAAGAACCAAGCCACCTGTATTGAGTAAGGCCTTAAACACTGGCTACAGCTCTCATTACTCTAACCATGGCTTTGAATCCACACCCGAGGCCAGTAAGCAGAACTTTGCCAAAACTTATGTGGACCATGACCGTTATGAGTACAGCAATGCTGCCTTTGATAATACTTATTAA